AGTATCTGTGCAGGCTCTCCACTTCCACGCTGTAATAGAGTCGAAAGAACGACCACTAACTTGTCCATTTCAGGACTGTCCTTCAGCTGCCAGCTCTCTCAGGATTCTCCCCACAGGCTCGTATTTCCATCCAATCCTGAACCTTTGGTGAAACAGCTAGACCAGGCAATTCCACAGGTCAGTGCCCTGATGTAAGAGGCCTGGTAAACACGTAATAGAGGGGTGGGATGAGATGGGACTGTGCTGTCTGTCAAGCTGAAAAACTGCATGTGCCACAGTGATATAATGTAACCTGCACCATGGTGACTTCTTCAGTATTATTACCGTTTAGTTCTCTGACATTTAATCACTGAATTAGCTCATtggtgtaaaaaataaaaacccagtGCTCCAGCAGAGTGATTGATGCCACATTTAAAGAAAGTCATGGAAAGTATTTCAGGAAAactcagtctggactgagacgAATTGGAGCTCCTCTCTTGACTCTTCTTGGAAATGGCTCCTGCCAAACAAAAAGCAGTCATACAGAGGTCTGGACAGGCAGCACAGGCCATAAATCCTCATTTACGTGATGGTCACTGAGCTGTGACAGGCTGGCTTCCACAACAGGGACCTGGATCACAGACTGGGCAGAGATGGGAGGCAGCGGGAAGGTGATTCACTTCTTTGGAGAAGTTCTGTGCAGTCGTGGACTCGACCTTCAGATTCTAGTTTGAAGATAACTTAAGATTTAGAACAAATCTTTAAACTCCTGATCCCATTGAATCCTCATGCTTTGCCTTAAAGTGCAAAGTGTGATTATTGAAATACGCAGTGTGGTAtgatcactgcagcactgtccGTTAACAAGAGTCAGCACGAGatatttccctctctgtcttaaAGGAAGATATTTCTGGAGAGCTGTGGCTAAAACACAGTGAGATAAGAAGGTTTCTTCTAAAGAGGAAATACTCCTGCTTCCCTTAAATAACCAAAATATAAATGCAGCTGGGTGAGATACCAGTTACAGTGGAGCTGCTTTGCACACAGAAGGAAGCAATTCAATATGATTATGTGGATTAAGGACCAGAAACAGGCAACAGTCAGACAGTGAATCAGCATGGTGACAGGTGTGAAGGAAGAGGAGTGGACTGactcttacatttaaaatgcattgtttcctgtctctctccctgctgcctcTTTAGGTGTAACTGCTCAGTGTCACATCCTCTCATGCAACTTTAAATAATCTCCAAATCATTTCTGCAGGGtggtgtgctgctgtgtgtgtgtgtgtgtgtgtgtgtgtgtgagttgagCTCCTGAAGccacattcagctgcagtaGAGTGTCATTCATTGTAATGATCATGCAGCAGTGAGACGGTTTATATTATTAGATTTCATAACAGCAGGACCGTTAATCCAGGCTTTAACTGCTCCAGGTTAATTAAACCACGTCCCTTAAAGCTGGTGTGCAGGTGCAGTGTGCAGCTTGTTACATGATTAATGACCTGTGCGCGCCAGGTGTAAAACTGTGATTCCAGAGCGCGCCTAAAACCAGAGACACGCTTGTATCAATCAGgacttttttttggggggggggttattgGCTCGTGGTAAAAGCACAGAGTGGGATCGATCGCAGCTACAAGCTGCCGGGTTCAGCCGGACTGTGCGTCAGGTCTGGGACCGCTGTCAGTGCGCGCGGCGCGCAAAGACGCGCACATGAAGAAGACGCGCGGCGTCCTGCCGTGTCTCGTGGAGCCGCCTATAAAAGAGCTTCCAACATGCCACTGATCCGTCATTCATGCACTTGCTGCCTCCGTGCTCCGCTCTCACATGTAGACTCTGCAGCTCCGCTCAGGAtttctgcctccaccatgcGCCTCGGACGAGCCGGATTTCAACAGCAGAACTTTGTGAGAGAAGAGTCCCGGTGCGCGCAGGATGCTCCGCGGCGCGGGCAGCATGATTAACCGCGGACCGGTGAGCGCGGCTGCCTGGAAGTGACCCCCCCCCACCTGACCCCCCCGTGAAGTTGAGAGaatgagaagaaagagaagaaggatTTTCTCTCGGGTAGGGTCACCAGCGAGCAGCCTCCACCCCGCCGAGCACCATGGATACTTTAAGCCTGTCGGTGAACGGCGGTTTTCCTACACGGTGGCGGCTGAACTCCCCGCCACTGATGATCCCTTTAACGGACCCATTAAGAACATCGCGCCGTGGAACTTCCACCATCCTGGCCGTGCTCATGTTTGTGgtcacctctctgtctcctgagcGAAACTTCCCTGGTCATGTTCGTCACCTTCAAGTTCAAACAGCTCAGACAGCCCCTCAACTACATCATAGTGAACCTGGCCATCGCAGACTTTCTGGTCTCTCTCACCGGTGGAACTAATAAGTTTCCTGACAAACGCCAGAGGTTATTTCTTCCTGGGGAGGTGGGCTTGCACCCTGGAGGGGTTCGCTGTGACTTTCTTCGGTAGGTTCACACATTTTCACCCTCAAACTGCAGAGATGCATAGGAACAACTGCCATAACTGTAGGTGTCAGTGTTGGAGCTTTTAATAGATAAACTGCAGCTCCACATGGAGCATTCCCAGACAAACATCTGTTCATAAACCGAGGCAGCTGGGAGGGAGGggaataaaatgacaaatcagtTCCACTGCAGCTGTGGTTTAACTTAAACCAAAAAACTGACTGAAGATCAGTTTCTCTGAGCGTTCTTTAAACACTGTTCATGCAAAATAAGCTAAATATCACTCACTTTAGTGATGTGAGGAAACTGAAGTGATACTTTAAGAACATTAAGTCAAATTTACAATGTACTCACTCACTCCCCATAATGCAGCTCTGGAAGTGTAATGGAAAACTAAAACCCAGAGCTCACAGTTTCAGACCGATGAGCACAGTTTATcctaaattaaacaaataaacgTTGTTAAATGACAGTGGTACGACAGACAGACTGGAGGATCAGAAATAAAACCCACTGAGTCTTTAAGGCAGAATTCAAAGccacactcacagcagcagagtgggaCAGAAGCCTCCTCACATACTATAGAGCACGACTCGCCATAAGTAGGTTACCAACACCGTGACCACCAATAACATCTAATTAAGTCAGCGGATCAGTTTCACAGCCTCCACTGAAGCTCCACTGAGTAAAGAGGCTCCTGAAGTGGGATGTGTGGCGAGCAGCTCGCACAACatccacagaaaacacaatccTCCTGTAAGTTGGGCAGAGAGGCTCCTTATTGGATTTGGTAACGAGGTTTGTGCGAACTCATTTTGGCAACTTGGACGACTTCCAGGGGAATAACACAGGAAGTCACAGGATGTCTTTCTTACAGCCcgtaaaacagaaacaatgatTGATATGAGACAACGATGAGCTTCAGCAGATTCTGTGAGAATATTATCAAATTACCTTCACTTAGTAACAGTTTAACTCGAGGCAGTTTAATGAGGCAGGTTTGGTTCCACCTGGGTTTTTGCCAAACAGAGTTAGTTAGACTTTATTGTCCACTAGGGGAAATTGTTTctctccagtggagctgctcagtggccagctgatcagactgtgttgtactgtacatccaggtgtgaatgtgatcaGGTTTTTCCTGCAACACAGAGGTGGAACTTCCCTGAAAAATGGGGACAAGATATTTAGATGCTAGAAAACAGCTAAAACCCAGAGATGATGAATGAATCAAAGAGGGATTATTGTATGAATTCACATGGATAAACTCCACAGAGGATCCTGGTGCACTGGGTGATGTGATGCACTGAATTACCACCTAAATGAGCCTCATCAGGTCTGATTAAGAagtgtatgaaaacaaacacatcagggcaaagagcagctgcaccagaacacaaaacacattctgtTAGCACAGTGTGAACAGAGAACATGAGACATGATAAATCATCAGTGAGGATGCTGTGCTGATGTATAATCAATAACCCACTGAAGTGAGGCGCACATACTCAAGGAGCTGTGGTGGAGAGCCACTCCAATTTTAGACAGCAGTttcagtgactgacagctgtgttGCTTTGGTATCAccatatagtgtgtgtgtgtgtgtgtgagtgaattaGAAAATGATTAAGCTAAGCTAGCTCTTCCCCATGAGCAGGATGGATGCTGAGGGTGGCagtatttttctatatttaaatatttcttctgTCCACGTGCACCTGAGCttcacagataaacacattaaGACTGAACAGGTAAAAGCAGTCaggccagtcagtcagttttagtccacaaacacagcattattttatttgtttaaaaatgtgtgacATACTTGAACATCCTGGcttccacctctctctgtaGACAGACACTAACTGTTCCTGGCTGTGGAGAGGTAGGTAATTAAGGTgaattaaagatttttttttttttttttagcccaTTAGGAGGCGGCCTAGTGCACTCACTTCGGATCATTAAACTATTTCTAGTAACAGCACAGAATTGGGACACTGTCAGACATTAAGATGTATGGTCACACTACAGGGGAAGTGTAGAGCAGGAAGTCCCAGTTGGATAAGATCCAACCGGTGCAGAAACTAAAGCAGTGAGATTCACAGATGTGAATGTAAAAGAGATGCTCAAACATTTCCAGAGAATAGTGTTTCAGGTTTATTACTGTGTGAGATAAATAACCTCAGAGCTGAGTGACTGCTCCACACACTGACCTCCTGTCTGCCTCAGGTATCGTGGCCCTGTGGTCCCTGGCTGTTCTGTCCTTCGAGCGGTTCTTCGTGATCTGCCGGCCTCTAGGGAACATCCGGCTGCAGGCGAAGCATGCGGTCCTGGGTCTGCTGTTCGTCTGGACCTTCTCCTTCATCTGGACCTTCCCCTCCGGTGCTGGGCTGGAACAGATACACCGTGAGCAAGATTGGAACCACCTGTGAACCCGACTGGTAAGAAATGAGCATTTCATTGTCTCAGAGATCTGTGACTGTCTGAACCAGCAGACAAAAGAATCAAATTGATCTTTAAGGGTCAATCCACACAAACCACTAACATCTGTTTTCTCCCCGTCGATGGTTTTTATTGCCATTTCTTGCTACCTGAGATTTCGTGTCAGTGAAGACTGGGGACAGTGAGGTTTGATTATTGACTGGAACCTGGACATTGTTTCTGGAGAGAAATCATTTTTAGTGTTTTGATCAGTGCAAACAAACTCATATTGACCTCCGATGTGTTGAGGTTTCAGAGCATAATGTCTCAAAACCCTGGAAAAACCGTCTTACAACCTGCACTGACAGAAAAACCATcagatgtttgatgtttttgatgcccAGCCATTCATTCATTGCTTAtatcctttgagggtcatgGGATCCCAGCTGACTTTGGGCAGGAGGTGGGGTACATCTTGGACAGATCTGTAAGTCTTTAAACTGTAGAAGGAAGCCGGAGTAAACGTCACACAGAAAGGTGACtgaaccagggttcaaacccagaaccctcttgctgtgatgTGAATGTGCAGTTGTTCATCTTTTTGGCCACTTGTTGGCAGCACAACaacctgcaaacacaacagCTTAAATGTACTGGCAAACATTTACCTGTTTACACAACCAACAAACAAGAAGCAGCATTACTTTGGAGTTATGTCTCAGACTATGTTGAAAGTAATATTCAGTCgtctttttgctctgttttggtctccaccaactcctgagggaaacattAGGCTGTTTAGctttgttcaccagctggtcacTAATTTTGTCTGTGGCGTACagggctgtaaaaccaaaacaaggagCTTAAAGAGGATAAAATGTTCTGTAGAGGAatcagagtcaggtgataattttCTGTGCTCATCTCTATGAGAAATCCATTTACATTACACAGAGTTATTTGAAGGTTTAAATTAAGTCCTAATACTAACCTAAATACCAGATACAGTGTAACCCAGGTGGTTCATCCTAACCTTTAACCCATGAATACTCTGCGTTCattatttctctcctccacacaaacagataaagaTCACTGACGTTCTACACTCAGATCTAAAATGCTGCTTCAACTGTTTTAGCTCAGactgtgtaaaatgtgtctCATGGAGAAAGTCAAGAACCAGGTCGGCTCTAACCTTGGCCCTCAGGGTGCCACC
This window of the Lates calcarifer isolate ASB-BC8 unplaced genomic scaffold, TLL_Latcal_v3 _unitig_2549_quiver_3019, whole genome shotgun sequence genome carries:
- the LOC108892944 gene encoding LOW QUALITY PROTEIN: vertebrate ancient opsin-like (The sequence of the model RefSeq protein was modified relative to this genomic sequence to represent the inferred CDS: deleted 6 bases in 5 codons): MDTLSLSVNGFSYTVAAELPATDDPFNGPIKNIAPWNFTILAVLMFVVTSLSPERNFLVMFVTFKFKQLRQPLNYIIVNLAIADFLVSLTGGTISFLTNARGYFFLGRWACTLEGFAVTFFGIVALWSLAVLSFERFFVICRPLGNIRLQAKHAVLGLLFVWTFSFIWTFPPVLGWNRYTVSKIGTTCEPDWYSTNMMDHSYIITFFATCFILPLGVIFFCYGKLLRKLRKVSHGRLATARKPERQVTRMVVVMIIAFMVGWTPYAVFSILVTAHPTIELDPRLASIPAFFSKTAAVYNPIIYVFMNKQ